One Gemmatimonadota bacterium DNA segment encodes these proteins:
- a CDS encoding microcin C ABC transporter permease YejB, translating into MGSYILRRFLLFFPTLLGVMVINFLIIQAAPGGPVEQAIAQIQGHDVDASARVGGDGGELSSSQIQRQRSGGSTSKYRGAQGLDPELITELERMYGFDKPAHERFYQMIVRYLQFDFGESFYRDQTVVDIVLDKMPVSISLGLWTTLLVYLISIPLGVTKAVRDGSKFDIWTSGVIVIGNAVPGFMFAIFLIVLFAGGSYFDLFPLRGLTSPEWDQFGLFHKITDYFWHLALPIASMVIGGFAGLTLLTKNSFLDEINKQYVMTARAKGLEERRVLYGHVFRNAMLIVIAGFPSAFVNILFTGSLLTEIIFSLDGLGLLGYEATVNRDYPIMFATLYFFTLLGLVMQLVSDLTYTLVDPRIDFESREV; encoded by the coding sequence ATGGGATCCTATATTTTAAGACGCTTTTTGCTATTCTTTCCAACGCTACTCGGCGTAATGGTGATCAATTTTCTGATCATTCAAGCCGCGCCTGGCGGGCCTGTTGAGCAAGCCATCGCACAGATACAGGGCCACGATGTAGATGCGTCTGCCCGCGTGGGAGGTGATGGCGGCGAACTATCCTCATCTCAAATCCAGCGACAGCGCAGTGGGGGATCAACGAGCAAATACCGCGGCGCGCAAGGGCTTGACCCCGAACTGATCACGGAATTGGAGCGTATGTATGGCTTTGACAAACCGGCTCATGAACGCTTCTACCAAATGATCGTGCGCTATTTGCAATTCGACTTTGGCGAAAGCTTTTATCGCGATCAAACCGTTGTCGATATCGTCCTGGACAAAATGCCCGTATCTATCTCCCTCGGCTTGTGGACGACATTGCTCGTTTATCTGATCTCGATTCCACTGGGCGTAACCAAAGCCGTGCGCGACGGATCCAAATTCGACATATGGACCTCGGGCGTAATCGTCATAGGCAATGCCGTACCGGGATTTATGTTTGCGATCTTCTTAATCGTATTATTTGCCGGTGGCAGTTATTTCGACCTTTTCCCACTGCGGGGATTGACCTCCCCCGAATGGGATCAGTTTGGTCTATTCCACAAAATCACCGACTATTTCTGGCACCTCGCGCTACCCATCGCCTCCATGGTAATTGGTGGATTTGCCGGATTGACCCTCTTGACAAAAAATTCGTTTCTGGACGAAATCAACAAACAATACGTCATGACGGCGCGGGCAAAGGGATTGGAAGAACGCCGCGTATTGTACGGGCACGTTTTCCGCAATGCGATGCTCATCGTCATCGCGGGATTCCCGAGTGCATTTGTCAATATCTTGTTCACGGGTTCACTACTGACCGAGATAATCTTTTCGCTCGATGGCCTGGGCCTCCTGGGCTACGAAGCCACAGTCAACCGCGATTACCCGATCATGTTTGCCACGCTTTACTTTTTTACTTTGTTGGGATTGGTCATGCAATTGGTAAGTGACCTGACTTATACACTGGTAGATCCGAGGATTGATTTTGAAAGCAGAGAAGTGTAG